A section of the Castanea sativa cultivar Marrone di Chiusa Pesio chromosome 12, ASM4071231v1 genome encodes:
- the LOC142618648 gene encoding B3 domain-containing transcription factor VRN1-like: MAPKARARRSRVGPNWDNHRPSRSRPSHFFKIILPSTMRDMKLKLPEKFVREYGDKLSSVATLTVPNGSIWQVRLEKANNNIWFHGGWRDFVDYHSINYGYFLVFKYKGNSKFHVLVFDMTATEIEYPSNGDKKRQGNLNEIEMSTSYQIELINIENSPMSSTRGSVLPGGRERALQAARMFKPKNPSYIRIIQAYNIKLSYVYVTTEFAKKYVQRKNFVKLQASSGKRWPCQFRYRDGSSTPMTIGKGWKSFVTDNGIKAGDVCVFELINRMNVVLKVSIFRMAEYA, from the exons ATGGCTCCTAAAGCAAGGGCTCGCCGGAGTAGagtggggcccaactgggacaATCACCGGCCGTCGAGGTCTAGACCCTCGCACTTCTTCAAGATAATACTTCCTTCCACCATGCGTGACATGAAATTG AAGCTCCCTGAAAAGTTTGTAAGGGAATATGGGGATAAACTTTCCAGTGTTGCTACACTCACTGTTCCTAATGGTAGCATTTGGCAAGTGAGGTTGGAGAAGGCTAACAACAATATTTGGTTTCATGGCGGTTGGCGGGATTTTGTAGATTATCATTCTATCAATTATGGGTACTTCTTAGTCTTCAAATACAAAGGGAACTCAAAATTCCATGTTCTAGTGTTTGATATGACTGCTACTGAGATTGAGTATCCATCTAATGGGGATAAGAAAAGGCAGGGcaatttgaatgaaattgaaaTGTCTACTTCATATCAAATAGAATTGATTAATATAGAAAACTCTCCCATGTCTTCAACAAGAGGATCTGTGTTACCTGGAGGAAGAGAAAGGGCATTGCAAGCAGCCAGAATGTTCAAGCCAAAAAATCCTTCTTACATCCGCATCATTCAGgcatataatataaaattatcttATGTG TATGTCACCACCGAATTCGCAAAAAAGTATGTTCAACGGAAAAATTTTGTCAAGCTTCAGGCTTCTAGTGGAAAACGGTGGCCCTGCCAGTTCCGTTACAGAGATGGTTCATCTACACCTATGACAATCGGCAAGGGATGGAAATCATTTGTTACAGACAATGGTATAAAGGCAGGGGATGTATGTGTCTTTGAGTTGATCAACAGGATGAATGTTGTGCTGAAGGTTTCAATATTTCGCATGGCTGAATATGCATGA
- the LOC142621363 gene encoding B3 domain-containing protein At4g01580-like, whose amino-acid sequence MAPKSKTRRSRVGLNRDNHRPSKSRPSHFFKIILPSTMRDLKLSIPPKFVKDFGDEISTLATLSVSCGGTWTVGLLKAEKDIWFCDGLEDFFEYHSISAGHLLVFRYEGHSNFHVIIFDKTATETQYPSSKNVILEEPEDVVELDGSEMSRQDIQPPNTSSKGRERAFQAAKMSMPKSAFMTVLQPYNIRFKYVYVPKGFANKHVAWNQFVNLQTSGKKQWRVRCYSHTSTSSAMRLGMGWAAFSRDNYLEEGDVCVFEVIKTSPTILMRVSIYRVQDYAVN is encoded by the exons ATGGCTCCTAAATCAAAGACTCGCCGGAGTAGAGTGGGTCTCAACCGGGACAATCACCGGCCATCTAAGTCTAGACCCTCACACTTCTTCAAAATAATTCTTCCTTCCACCATGCGTGACTTGAAACTG AGTATCCCTCCAAAGTTTGTGAAAGATTTTGGGGATGAGATTTCCACTTTAGCTACACTTTCTGTTTCCTGCGGTGGTACTTGGACAGTGGGATTGTTGAAAGCTGAAAAAGACATTTGGTTTTGTGATGGATTGGAGGACTTTTTTGAGTACCATTCTATTTCTGCTGGGCATCTTTTGGTCTTCAGATATGAAGGGCATTCAAATTTTCATGTCATTATATTTGATAAGACAGCCACTGAGACTCAATATCCATCCAGCAAGAATGTTATATTGGAAGAACCTGAGGACGTAGTGGAATTAGATGGGTCAGAGATGTCAAGGCAAGACATACAGCCTCCTAACACTTCTtcaaaaggaagagagagagcattCCAAGCAGCCAAAATGTCCATGCCTAAAAGTGCTTTCATGACTGTCTTACAACCGTATAATATACGGTTTAAATATGTT TACGTGCCTAAGGGATTTGCTAACAAGCATGTTGCTTGGAATCAATTTGTCAATCTTCAGACTAGTGGAAAAAAACAATGGCGTGTCCGGTGCTATAGCCATACTAGTACATCTTCAGCCATGAGATTGGGGATGGGATGGGCTGCATTTTCTAGGGACAATTATTTAGAAGAAGGAGATGTTTGTGTCTTCGAGGTGATCAAGACAAGTCCTACTATTCTCATGAGGGTCTCAATATATCGTGTGCAAGACTATGCAGTCAATTAA